Proteins found in one Methanothermobacter thermautotrophicus genomic segment:
- a CDS encoding anaerobic ribonucleoside-triphosphate reductase activating protein translates to MKIGSMAVSTLDYPGKTALVIFTAGCNFRCPYCHNPELIDGGYEADLETILDDVESYSEFVEALVVSGGEPLLQANELEAVLEHARSLGLSTKLDTNGSCPESLERLIPHLDYVAIDVKAPFQRYPELAGASAGGVMRSLEILRDSGVTVECRTTFVPGLMEDDDIELIAGTIECDVYVLQQFRNRTILDESLKDTEPPSPRRLREIAMKIRDRFSRIKIRTEEFGEEDIR, encoded by the coding sequence ATGAAGATTGGTTCGATGGCAGTTTCAACCCTCGACTATCCAGGTAAAACCGCCCTGGTTATATTCACCGCCGGCTGCAACTTCAGGTGCCCCTACTGTCACAACCCTGAACTCATAGATGGGGGTTATGAAGCTGACCTTGAAACCATCCTTGATGACGTGGAGAGTTACTCTGAATTTGTTGAAGCCCTGGTGGTGAGTGGTGGTGAGCCCCTCCTCCAGGCAAATGAACTTGAGGCTGTCCTTGAACATGCCCGTTCCCTTGGACTGTCAACGAAACTTGATACCAATGGCTCTTGCCCTGAATCCCTTGAAAGGCTAATCCCCCACCTCGACTATGTTGCAATCGATGTGAAGGCCCCCTTCCAGAGGTACCCTGAACTTGCAGGTGCCAGCGCAGGGGGTGTCATGAGGAGCCTTGAGATCCTCAGGGATTCAGGGGTTACAGTGGAGTGCCGCACAACCTTCGTCCCTGGCCTCATGGAGGACGATGACATAGAACTGATTGCAGGCACAATCGAATGTGATGTCTATGTCCTGCAGCAGTTCAGGAACAGAACCATCCTTGATGAATCCCTAAAGGATACAGAGCCTCCATCACCCCGGAGACTCAGAGAGATTGCAATGAAGATCAGGGACCGTTTCAGCAGGATTAAAATTCGTACAGAGGAATTCGGGGAAGAAGATATTAGATGA